A portion of the Lolium rigidum isolate FL_2022 chromosome 1, APGP_CSIRO_Lrig_0.1, whole genome shotgun sequence genome contains these proteins:
- the LOC124677966 gene encoding protein STRICTOSIDINE SYNTHASE-LIKE 10-like, translating to MARGTRDLVAAPATSLVVLLLVLLIMPSTAAAVPSIDVTLTRHLPLPRGLLRGPESVAFDAKGQGPYSGVSDGRVLKWNGDKLGWTTYAYGPDYSSEECTATILRPETATESHCGRPLGLRFHLRSGNLYIADAYKGLMRVGPGGGKATVLVTEVNGVPLRFTNGVDVDQVTGEVYFTDSSMTYQRSQHEMVTRTGDSTGRLMRYDPRTGKVALLKTGITYPNGLALSADRTHLVISSTGPCKLLRYWIKGAKAGAMELFANLPGYPDNVRPDKRGGYWVALHREKTELPFGMDSHLLALRIGADGKVLEEMRGPKSVRPTEVVERKGGRLFMGSVELPYVAVVTRK from the coding sequence ATGGCGAGGGGCACGAGGGATCTCGTCGCTGCCCCGGCGACCTcgctcgtcgtcctgctccttgTGCTCCTCATCATGccaagcaccgccgccgccgtccccagcATCGACGTCACGCTGACGCGCCACCTCCCGCTGCCCCGCGGGCTGCTGCGCGGCCCGGAgagcgtcgccttcgacgccaaaGGCCAGGGCCCGTACAGCGGCGTCTCCGACGGCCGCGTCCTCAAGTGGAACGGCGACAAGCTCGGCTGGACGACTTACGCCTACGGCCCCGACTACAGCAGCGAGGAATGCACGGCGACCATCCTCCGCCCGGAGACCGCCACCGAGAGCCACTGCGGCCGCCCGCTCGGCCTGCGGTTCCATCTCAGGTCGGGGAACCTCTACATAGCTGACGCGTACAAGGGGCTCATGAGGGTCGGCCCCGGCGGCGGCAAGGCGACCGTGCTGGTCACGGAGGTTAACGGCGTGCCTCTCCGCTTTACCAACGGGGTTGACGTCGACCAGGTGACCGGCGAGGTCTACTTCACCGACAGCTCCATGACCTACCAGAGGTCGCAGCACGAGATGGTCACCAGAACCGGCGACTCTACGGGCCGCCTCATGAGGTACGACCCGCGGACGGGGAAGGTCGCCCTGCTCAAGACCGGCATCACTTACCCCAACGGCCTCGCCCTCAGCGCTGATAGAACGCACCTCGTGATCTCTTCGACCGGGCCATGCAAACTATTGAGGTACTGGATCAAGGGCGCCAAGGCCGGCGCCATGGAGCTATTCGCTAATCTGCCGGGGTATCCCGACAATGTGAGGCCCGACAAAAGAGGAGGATATTGGGTGGCGCTGCACCGTGAGAAGACGGAACTCCCCTTTGGCATGGATAGCCACCTGCTGGCCTTGAGGATCGGAGCCGATGGGAAGGTACTCGAGGAGATGCGGGGCCCAAAAAGTGTGAGGCCGACCGAGGTGGTGGAGAGGAAAGGCGGCCGACTCTTCATGGGATCCGTCGAACTTCCTTATGTGGCTGTGGTCACACGCAAATAG
- the LOC124698177 gene encoding FHA domain-containing protein FHA2-like, which produces MPHVKSAVGAAAGSAAGDGEVEAGFAKLQGEDFEYYMQTYSIMLGRNSKKSTVDVDLSSLGGGMNISRHHARIFYDFQRRRFALDVIGKNGCLVEGVLHLPGNPPVKLDSQDLLQIGDKKFYFLLPTRSIFASFAAAAQQAPVIPAQMPPSYVRPGHPRVSDFHDRFSDGDYGRDSGEIGNGVSESGMKGKLKRTKKSPGDFDIYGGHRINVEPIGALGEGDNRSEIRMRVDRDMDNQQILQAEEKEVVSSVATVLSDLCGPGEWMPMRKLHTELVDQFGNVWHHTRVRKYLTAEDWSPIEAKGRPWYGLLGLLRKYPEHFVINTKCKGRAISEFVSLVSLLS; this is translated from the exons ATGCCTCACGTGAAGTCCGCCGTCGGTGCTGCTGCCGGATCTGCGGCCGGTGATGGCGAAGTGGAGGCAGGGTTCGCGAAGCTGCAGGGTGAGGATTTCGAGTACTACATGCAGACCTACTCGATCATGCTGGGCCGCAACAGCAAGAAATCCACAGTGGATGTGGATCTCTCCAGCCTCGGTGGGGGGATGAACATCTCGCGCCACCACGCGCGGATTTTCTATGACTTCCAGCGCCGCCGCTTCGCCCTCGATGTCATCGGCAAGAACGGCTGCCTTGTGGAGGGTGTCCTGCACCTCCCCGGGAACCCTCCTGTCAAGCTTGACTCGCAGGACCTCCTTCAGATCGGAGACAAGAAGTTTTACTTCCTCCTGCCCACGAGGTCTATCTTCGCCtcgttcgccgccgccgctcaacaAGCCCCTGTTATTCCGGCACAGATGCCGCCATCCTATGTGCGGCCAGGTCACCCTCGTGTGTCTGATTTCCATGACCGCTTCTCTGATGGTGATTATGGCCGAGATAGTGGTGAAATTGGGAATGGTGTCAGTGAAAGTGGAATGAAGGGGAAGctgaagagaaccaagaagtctCCTGGAGATTTCGACATCTATGGTGGCCACCGAATCAATGTTGAACCAATAGGAGCACTAGGTGAAGGCG ACAATAGATCAGAAATAAGAATGCGGGTTGATAGGGATATGGATAACCAGCAAATCCTTCAAGCCGAAGAGAAGGAAGTTGTGTCATCTGTAGCAACCGTGTTATCTGACCTCTGTGGTCCTGGAGAATGGATGCCTATGAGAAAACTCCATACTGAG CTTGTCGACCAGTTTGGTAACGTGTGGCACCACACCAGGGTGCGGAAGTACCTGACAGCGGAGGACTGGTCGCCGATCGAAGCCAAGGGTAGGCCATGGTACGGGCTGCTGGGGCTGCTGAGGAAGTACCCGGAGCACTTCGTCATCAACACGAAGTGTAAGGGCAGGGCGATCTCGGAGTTCGTCTCGCTCGTTTCCCTGCTCTCCTAG